In one Brassica oleracea var. oleracea cultivar TO1000 chromosome C9, BOL, whole genome shotgun sequence genomic region, the following are encoded:
- the LOC106315541 gene encoding protein transport protein SEC16A homolog isoform X2, which produces MASNPHSLLDDQSDDEDFFDKLVDDSYSPSQAQAASSSANELKFDDGSDSEDAAKAFANLSLGEEAGNDVVAIEGPSSEPSSSIALEEADANKLSGDLVVRSDAEDKPLSETVKDGSGSPGVKEVDWGSFCADSSVNDGGGFGSYSDFFTQLDGSSTGNLQGKAEVDAANLVSNDTQIASFGFEQHQGEVSQSWENSYPGWKYDASTGQWYQVDSHDDVSMNAQESYINSASNWESSVASTDNSNVAYLSQSTTSAVAESVSTWNQVSQVANGYPEHMVFDPQYPGWYYDTISQEWRSLDSYNQASQTTGTGQAHEQQVQNVHSLGTMSHNYAESNIYNVNGKNQAFKAQDFAIQNQQGSWDQSYSANNQLQATNAWQSENGGNNEASVTSVSFSQFGGNQQVNSLYSMESVAEQFKPKENGAQGFIPQHMNVASVTQHGPLSFSNDFYNRQKSLDDTQQSYQSNQLFSPTVGRSPDGRPPHALVSFVFGGKLILMKDTNGSLQNSSIGSQGAGGSSISVLNLAEVTSGSASFSSLGEDSSSYFRSLHQRCLPGPLVGGNVGNKDLNKWLDESILHCESSDMDFSRGKLLKMLMSLLRISCQYYGKLRSPFGADTTQKETDSAEAAVAKLFAFAKKDGVQNGGYAPLSQCLQHLPPESQMQVTASEVQNLLASGRKMEALQCAQEGHLWGPALVIAAQLGEQFYADTVKQMALRQLVPGSPLRTLCLLVAGQPAEVFSNGSTSGISVPGSVSAPQHQTQFGSSSMLDNWEENLGIITANRTTDDELVITHLGDCMWKERSEIIAAHICYLIADKNFDPYSDSARLCLVGADHWKYPRTYASPEAIQRTELYEYSKTLGNSQYILLPFQPYKIIYAHMLAEVGKLSAAQKYCQAVSKCLKTGRSTEVETWKQFVSSLEERIRFHQQGGYTVAPAKLVGKFLNFIDSTAHRVVGGVPPPAPHSTTGNLQANEYHHQQQEATKLPYSQSANTMQSLMSHALMKPIRELDGNSRTMAVHSRSVSEPDFGRTPIQPVSSKDKATDGVPQVKPTVNVTSSRFSSFGFGILKNTVRRVLPSRSSKEAKLGDENQFYYDEKLKRWVEKGVEPPAEEAALPPPPTVGTYRSNSLGYENKSEVKNEMSPPSGNLTGIPPISQGSNPFSARARPRGRYVDTYNPDRGNSQTMFQSAHAKSAKPPIPAKANFFIPAAPASSSNDQVTTEMAAAETSQEYSAEEVAVPPPPSHSSFQSPTPSPITMQRFPSLDNIKRSGSGTSLNGDFPPSDSRRTASWSGSLNSSFTSPTGPSNLKPSPLKLNGSSSSSLGEELQDVEL; this is translated from the exons GCCAAGCTCAAGCTGCATCTTCTTCTGCCAACGAGCTGAAATTCGACGACGGGAGCGACTCCGAAGACGCCGCCAAAGCGTTTGCGAATCTCTCTCTGGGTGAAGAAGCAGGGAACGATGTTGTTGCAATCGAGGGTCCTAGTAGTGAGCCTTCTTCATCCATTGCTCTCGAAGAAGCTGATGCGAATAAGTTAAGTGGTGATTTGGTGGTGAGATCGGATGCGGAGGATAAGCCGTTATCTGAAACAGTTAAAGATGGATCTGGGAGCCCTGGGGTTAAGGAGGTTGATTGGGGCTCCTTTTGTGCAGATTCATCTGTGAATGATGGCGGCGGGTTTGGTTCTTACTCTGACTTCTTCACCCAGTTGGATGGATCTTCTACAGGAAATTTACAGGGAAAGGCGGAGGTAGATGCCGCAAACTTAGTATCCAATGATACACAGATTGCAAGTTTTGGTTTTGAGCAACATCAGGGTGAAGTGAGTCAATCTTGGGAAAATAGCTATCCTGGATGGAAATATGATGCTAGCACTGGCCAGTGGTATCAAGTTGATAGCCATGATGATGTAAGTATGAATGCACAGGAGAGCTATATAAACTCAGCGAGTAACTGGGAAAGCAGCGTTGCCTCTACTGATAACTCCAATGTTGCTTACCTGAGTCAGAGTACAACATCTGCAGTGGCTGAGAGTGTGTCTACTTGGAACCAGGTTTCACAGGTGGCAAATGGATATCCAGAACACATGGTCTTTGACCCACAGTATCCGGGGTGGTACTATGACACAATTTCTCAAGAATGGCGCTCTCTGGACAGCTACAACCAGGCTTCTCAAACAACTGGAACTGGTCAAGCTCATGAACAGCAAGTTCAGAACGTCCATTCTCTTGGAACTATGTCTCACAACTATGCCGAGAGTAATATTTATAATGTTAATGGTAAAAACCAGGCATTCAAAGCGCAAGACTTTGCTATACAGAACCAACAAGGAAGTTGGGACCAATCTTACTCTGCCAACAATCAGTTGCAGGCTACAAACGCATGGCAATCAGAAAATGGAGGTAATAATGAGGCGTCTGTAACTTCTGTCTCGTTTTCACAGTTCGGAGGAAACCAGCAAGTAAATAGTTTGTACAGTATGGAATCTGTGGCTGAACAGTTTAAGCCAAAAGAGAATGGAGCTCAAGGCTTCATCCCTCAGCATATGAATGTGGCTAGTGTCACGCAGCATGGACCACTGAGTTTCTCAAACGATTTCTATAATAGACAGAAATCTTTAGATGATACTCAACAGTCATATCAGAGCAATCAGCTTTTCTCCCCAACTGTAGGAAGATCACCTGATGGGCGTCCACCACATGCACTTGTGAGTTTTGTCTTTGGTGGGAAGCTCATTCTTATGAAGGATACTAACGGCTCTCTCCAGAATTCATCAATCGGAAGTCAG GGGGCTGGGGGAAGCTCTATATCTGTCCTAAACTTGGCGGAAGTTACTTCTGGGAGTGCTTCTTTTTCAAGTCTTGGGGAAGACTCTTCGAGTTATTTTCGTTCTCTGCATCAACGATGTCTTCCAGGTCCCTTGGTTGGAGGAAATGTTGGAAATAAAGACTTAAATAAGTGGCTTGATGAGAGTATTTTACATTGTGAATCTTCTGACATGGACTTTTCAAGAGGGAAGCTTTTAAAAATGCTTATGTCTTTGCTCAGAATATCATGTCAGTATTATGGGAAACTCCGGTCTCCTTTCGGGGCTGATACAACGCAAAAG GAAACAGATTCTGCTGAAGCAGCAGTCGCAAAACTTTTTGCATTTGCCAAGAAAGATGGCGTTCAAAATGGTGGCTATGCTCCATTAAGCCAATGCTTGCAGCATTTACCTCCTGAATCACAAATGCAA GTAACTGCATCAGAGGTGCAGAATCTTCTGGCTTCTGGTAGGAAAATGGAGGCTCTGCAATGTGCACAAGAAGGCCATTTATGGGGACCAGCGCTTGTTATCGCGGCACAGCTTGGGGAGCAGTTCTATGCTGATACTGTGAAACAGATGGCCCTTCGCCAGCTGGTGCCTGGGTCACCTTTGCGAACATTGTGCTTGCTGGTTGCGGGGCAACCCGCTGAAGTGTTCTCCAATGGCAGTACAAGCGGTATCAGTGTTCCTGGTTCCGTAAGTGCGCCTCAACATCAAACCCAG TTTGGAAGTAGTAGCATGCTTGATAACTGGGAAGAGAATTTGGGTATAATAACTGCTAACAGAACCACAGATGATGAGCTTGTGATTACTCATCTTGGAGATTGCATGTGGAAAGAAAGGAGCGAG ATAATTGCGGCGCATATTTGCTATTTAATCGCGGATAAGAACTTTGATCCATACTCAGATAGTGCCAGGCTCTGCCTTGTCGGAGCAGATCATTGGAAATATCCTAGAACCTATGCAAGTCCAGAGGCTATACAG AGAACAGAGTTATACGAGTACTCTAAGACGCTGGGAAACTCTCAGTATATCTTGTTGCCGTTTCAACCATATAAAATCATATATGCCCATATGCTGGCTGAAGTTGGTAAACTTTCGGCCGCACAGAA GTACTGTCAAGCAGTATCGAAGTGTCTCAAGACTGGCCGATCAACTGAAGTGGAAACATGGAAACAGTTTGTTTCATCACTGGAAGAGAGAATCCGTTTCCACCAACAG GGCGGGTATACTGTGGCCCCAGCAAAACTTGTCGGAAAATTTCTCAACTTTATTGATAGTACAGCACATCGTGTTGTTGGGGGGGTGCCACCACCAGCACCACATTCAACTACAGGAAACCTACAGGCAAATGAGTACCATCATCAACAGCAGGAGGCGACTAAGTTACCATATAGTCAGTCTGCTAATACAATGCAATCATTGATGTCACATGCCTTAATGAAACCAATACGTGAGTTGGATGGGAACTCAAGGACGATGGCAGTACATTCTAGAAGTGTCTCAGAGCCAGATTTCGGTAGGACGCCAATACAG CCTGTCTCCTCAAAAGACAAAGCTACTGATGGGGTGCCACAGGTGAAACCAACCGTGAATGTGACAAGTTCGCGGTTTAGCAGCTTTGGTTTTGGCATATTGAAGAACACCGTACGGAGGGTCTTACCATCTCGGTCATCTAAAGAG GCGAAACTGGGTGATGAAAATCAATTTTACTATGACGAAAAATTAAAGAGATGGGTGGAGAAAGGTGTAGAACCCCCAGCTGAGGAAGCTGCATTGCCTCCTCCTCCAACAGTAGGCACATACAGAAGCAACTCACTGGGTTATGAAAACAAATCTGAGGTGAAGAACGAGATGTCTCCACCCAGTGGGAACTTGACAGGAATCCCACCAATCTCACAGGGCTCGAATCCATTCTCAGCCCGTGCACGTCCAAG GGGCAGATACGTGGACACCTATAATCCAGACCGTGGAAACTCTCAGACAATGTTTCAGTCAGCTCATGCAAAATCTGCTAAACCACCAATCCCTGCAAAAGCAAATTTCTTCATCCCAGCAGCACCTGCGTCGTCTTCAAACGACCAGGTAACCACCGAGATGGCTGCTGCTGAAACCAGTCAGGAGTACTCAGCAGAAGAAGTAGCCGTCCCTCCACCACCAAGCCACTCTTCATTCCAGTCCCCGACACCATCTCCAATAACAATGCAGAGATTTCCAAGTCTAGATAACATCAAAAGAAGTGGATCAGGAACGAGTCTTAACGGTGATTTTCCTCCGTCAGATTCCAGAAGAACAGCTTCATGGAGCGGAAGTTTGAATAGCTCGTTTACATCTCCAACTGGTCCATCAAACCTCAAACCAAGCCCACTCAAACTCAACGGTAGCAGCAGCAGCAGCCTTGGAGAGGAGCTTCAAGACGTGGAACTGTAA
- the LOC106315971 gene encoding cytochrome b561 and DOMON domain-containing protein At5g47530-like — MAKSSNLLLYLSVFIFIITKLALAQTCSNYKFSSENLFESCNDLHVLDSFIHYTYNSSSGNLQVAYRHTDLTSKKWVAWAVNPTSTGMVGAQAIVAYPQPDGSVRAYTSPVSSYQTSLQEGDLSFNVSELSATYQNNEMIIFATLSLPVSNGGNINTVWQDGSLSGTSLLSHPTSGKNIRSVSTLNLLSAASGGGGAGAGAGDSKLGLQVSSWAGNQPGFSLALTVLSVFALFLRPKPEHKYRVYGNIYHHTIGYTVIILAVVNVFKGLDILSPEKQWRNAYTAIVRTLGLVSCCYARSLYLVRRLSLETMVGLNRA; from the exons ATGGCCAAATCTTCAAATCTCCTCCTCTATCTCTCTGTTTTCATCTTTATCATCACTAAACTCGCCTTGGCTCAGACATGTTCCAACTACAAATTCTCCAGCGAAAATCTCTTTGAGTCATGTAACGACCTCCATGTTCTTGATTCCTTCATCCACTACACTTACAACTCTTCTTCCGGCAATCTCCAAGTAGCTTATCGCCACACAGATCTCACCTCCAAGAAATGGGTGGCATGGGCAGTGAACCCCACTTCCACAGGCATGGTCGGAGCTCAAGCCATTGTAGCTTATCCACAACCAGATGGCAGTGTTAGGGCTTACACTTCACCCGTCAGCAGCTACCAGACGAGTCTCCAAGAAGGTGACCTGAGTTTCAACGTCTCTGAGTTATCTGCTACTTATCAAAACAACGAGATGATCATCTTCGCAACTCTGAGTCTTCCTGTTTCCAATGGCGGGAACATTAACACTGTGTGGCAAGATGGCTCTCTCTCCGGGACCAGTCTTCTGTCTCATCCAACTTCTGGCAAAAATATCCGCTCTGTTTCCACTCTGAATCTCCTCTCCGCTGCATCAGGAGGTGGAGGAGCAGGAGCAGGAGCAGGAGACTCCAAGCTTGGGCTACAGGTCTCAAGCTGGGCGGGGAATCAGCCGGGATTCAGTTTAGCGCTCACCGTGCTATCG GTGTTTGCTTTGTTTCTAAGACCTAAACCAGAGCACAAGTACAGAGTTTACGGGAACATCTACCACCACACCATCGGCTATACCGTGATCATTCTTGCAGTGGTGAACGTTTTCAAAGGGTTAGACATCTTGAGCCCTGAGAAGCAGTGGAGAAACGCTTACACCGCTATCGTCAGAACGCTGGGCTTAGTTAGTTGCTGCTATGCTCGAAGCCTTTACTTGGTAAGACGTCTCAGCTTGGAAACAATGGTCGGTCTCAATAGGGCATAG
- the LOC106314532 gene encoding ADP-ribosylation factor 2-B-like codes for MFSQCGTVSSVVVMRDGTLELVLDMMQSKAKMGLDFAKLVMVGLDAAGKTTILYKLKLGEIVTTIPIIDKLFFSICEMSIYHKPITIYLLTGFNVETVEYRNISFIVWDVGGQDKIRPLWKYYFQNTQGLIFVVDSNDRDRVVEARDELHRMLNEVTVGGTLSWKLLWLWGRYWHW; via the exons ATGTTTTCTCAATGTGGGACGGTCTCTAGTGTTGTGGTTATGAGGGATGGTACGCTTGAGCTAGTTCTGGATATGATGCAGAG TAAAGCAAAGATGGGGTTAGATTTTGCCAAGCTTGTGATGGTTGGTCTTGATGCTGCTGGCAAGACCACTATTTTGTACAAGCTCAAGCTCGGAGAGATTGTCACCACCATCCCCATTATTGATAAGCTGTTTTTTTCGATTTGTGAAATGAGTATATATCATAAACCAATAACTATCTATCTTCTTACAGGTTTCAATGTGGAAACTGTGGAGTACAGAAACATCAGTTTCATAGTATGGGATGTTGGGGGTCAAGACAAG ATCCGTCCCTTGTGGAAGTACTACTTCCAGAACACTCAGGGTCTGATCTTTGTCGTGGACAGCAACGACAGAGATAGAGTTGTTGAGGCTAGAGATGAACTGCACAGGATGCTTAATGAGGTCACTG TTGGTGGAACTCTTTCGTGGAAGCTCTTATGGCTTTGGGGAAGATACTGGCATTGG
- the LOC106315541 gene encoding protein transport protein SEC16A homolog isoform X1, whose protein sequence is MASNPHSLLDDQSDDEDFFDKLVDDSYSPSQAQAASSSANELKFDDGSDSEDAAKAFANLSLGEEAGNDVVAIEGPSSEPSSSIALEEADANKLSGDLVVRSDAEDKPLSETVKDGSGSPGVKEVDWGSFCADSSVNDGGGFGSYSDFFTQLDGSSTGNLQGKAEVDAANLVSNDTQIASFGFEQHQGEVSQSWENSYPGWKYDASTGQWYQVDSHDDVSMNAQESYINSASNWESSVASTDNSNVAYLSQSTTSAVAESVSTWNQVSQVANGYPEHMVFDPQYPGWYYDTISQEWRSLDSYNQASQTTGTGQAHEQQVQNVHSLGTMSHNYAESNIYNVNGKNQAFKAQDFAIQNQQGSWDQSYSANNQLQATNAWQSENGGNNEASVTSVSFSQFGGNQQVNSLYSMESVAEQFKPKENGAQGFIPQHMNVASVTQHGPLSFSNDFYNRQKSLDDTQQSYQSNQLFSPTVGRSPDGRPPHALVSFVFGGKLILMKDTNGSLQNSSIGSQGAGGSSISVLNLAEVTSGSASFSSLGEDSSSYFRSLHQRCLPGPLVGGNVGNKDLNKWLDESILHCESSDMDFSRGKLLKMLMSLLRISCQYYGKLRSPFGADTTQKETDSAEAAVAKLFAFAKKDGVQNGGYAPLSQCLQHLPPESQMQVTASEVQNLLASGRKMEALQCAQEGHLWGPALVIAAQLGEQFYADTVKQMALRQLVPGSPLRTLCLLVAGQPAEVFSNGSTSGISVPGSVSAPQHQTQFGSSSMLDNWEENLGIITANRTTDDELVITHLGDCMWKERSEIIAAHICYLIADKNFDPYSDSARLCLVGADHWKYPRTYASPEAIQRTELYEYSKTLGNSQYILLPFQPYKIIYAHMLAEVGKLSAAQKYCQAVSKCLKTGRSTEVETWKQFVSSLEERIRFHQQGGYTVAPAKLVGKFLNFIDSTAHRVVGGVPPPAPHSTTGNLQANEYHHQQQEATKLPYSQSANTMQSLMSHALMKPIRELDGNSRTMAVHSRSVSEPDFGRTPIQDQPVSSKDKATDGVPQVKPTVNVTSSRFSSFGFGILKNTVRRVLPSRSSKEAKLGDENQFYYDEKLKRWVEKGVEPPAEEAALPPPPTVGTYRSNSLGYENKSEVKNEMSPPSGNLTGIPPISQGSNPFSARARPRGRYVDTYNPDRGNSQTMFQSAHAKSAKPPIPAKANFFIPAAPASSSNDQVTTEMAAAETSQEYSAEEVAVPPPPSHSSFQSPTPSPITMQRFPSLDNIKRSGSGTSLNGDFPPSDSRRTASWSGSLNSSFTSPTGPSNLKPSPLKLNGSSSSSLGEELQDVEL, encoded by the exons GCCAAGCTCAAGCTGCATCTTCTTCTGCCAACGAGCTGAAATTCGACGACGGGAGCGACTCCGAAGACGCCGCCAAAGCGTTTGCGAATCTCTCTCTGGGTGAAGAAGCAGGGAACGATGTTGTTGCAATCGAGGGTCCTAGTAGTGAGCCTTCTTCATCCATTGCTCTCGAAGAAGCTGATGCGAATAAGTTAAGTGGTGATTTGGTGGTGAGATCGGATGCGGAGGATAAGCCGTTATCTGAAACAGTTAAAGATGGATCTGGGAGCCCTGGGGTTAAGGAGGTTGATTGGGGCTCCTTTTGTGCAGATTCATCTGTGAATGATGGCGGCGGGTTTGGTTCTTACTCTGACTTCTTCACCCAGTTGGATGGATCTTCTACAGGAAATTTACAGGGAAAGGCGGAGGTAGATGCCGCAAACTTAGTATCCAATGATACACAGATTGCAAGTTTTGGTTTTGAGCAACATCAGGGTGAAGTGAGTCAATCTTGGGAAAATAGCTATCCTGGATGGAAATATGATGCTAGCACTGGCCAGTGGTATCAAGTTGATAGCCATGATGATGTAAGTATGAATGCACAGGAGAGCTATATAAACTCAGCGAGTAACTGGGAAAGCAGCGTTGCCTCTACTGATAACTCCAATGTTGCTTACCTGAGTCAGAGTACAACATCTGCAGTGGCTGAGAGTGTGTCTACTTGGAACCAGGTTTCACAGGTGGCAAATGGATATCCAGAACACATGGTCTTTGACCCACAGTATCCGGGGTGGTACTATGACACAATTTCTCAAGAATGGCGCTCTCTGGACAGCTACAACCAGGCTTCTCAAACAACTGGAACTGGTCAAGCTCATGAACAGCAAGTTCAGAACGTCCATTCTCTTGGAACTATGTCTCACAACTATGCCGAGAGTAATATTTATAATGTTAATGGTAAAAACCAGGCATTCAAAGCGCAAGACTTTGCTATACAGAACCAACAAGGAAGTTGGGACCAATCTTACTCTGCCAACAATCAGTTGCAGGCTACAAACGCATGGCAATCAGAAAATGGAGGTAATAATGAGGCGTCTGTAACTTCTGTCTCGTTTTCACAGTTCGGAGGAAACCAGCAAGTAAATAGTTTGTACAGTATGGAATCTGTGGCTGAACAGTTTAAGCCAAAAGAGAATGGAGCTCAAGGCTTCATCCCTCAGCATATGAATGTGGCTAGTGTCACGCAGCATGGACCACTGAGTTTCTCAAACGATTTCTATAATAGACAGAAATCTTTAGATGATACTCAACAGTCATATCAGAGCAATCAGCTTTTCTCCCCAACTGTAGGAAGATCACCTGATGGGCGTCCACCACATGCACTTGTGAGTTTTGTCTTTGGTGGGAAGCTCATTCTTATGAAGGATACTAACGGCTCTCTCCAGAATTCATCAATCGGAAGTCAG GGGGCTGGGGGAAGCTCTATATCTGTCCTAAACTTGGCGGAAGTTACTTCTGGGAGTGCTTCTTTTTCAAGTCTTGGGGAAGACTCTTCGAGTTATTTTCGTTCTCTGCATCAACGATGTCTTCCAGGTCCCTTGGTTGGAGGAAATGTTGGAAATAAAGACTTAAATAAGTGGCTTGATGAGAGTATTTTACATTGTGAATCTTCTGACATGGACTTTTCAAGAGGGAAGCTTTTAAAAATGCTTATGTCTTTGCTCAGAATATCATGTCAGTATTATGGGAAACTCCGGTCTCCTTTCGGGGCTGATACAACGCAAAAG GAAACAGATTCTGCTGAAGCAGCAGTCGCAAAACTTTTTGCATTTGCCAAGAAAGATGGCGTTCAAAATGGTGGCTATGCTCCATTAAGCCAATGCTTGCAGCATTTACCTCCTGAATCACAAATGCAA GTAACTGCATCAGAGGTGCAGAATCTTCTGGCTTCTGGTAGGAAAATGGAGGCTCTGCAATGTGCACAAGAAGGCCATTTATGGGGACCAGCGCTTGTTATCGCGGCACAGCTTGGGGAGCAGTTCTATGCTGATACTGTGAAACAGATGGCCCTTCGCCAGCTGGTGCCTGGGTCACCTTTGCGAACATTGTGCTTGCTGGTTGCGGGGCAACCCGCTGAAGTGTTCTCCAATGGCAGTACAAGCGGTATCAGTGTTCCTGGTTCCGTAAGTGCGCCTCAACATCAAACCCAG TTTGGAAGTAGTAGCATGCTTGATAACTGGGAAGAGAATTTGGGTATAATAACTGCTAACAGAACCACAGATGATGAGCTTGTGATTACTCATCTTGGAGATTGCATGTGGAAAGAAAGGAGCGAG ATAATTGCGGCGCATATTTGCTATTTAATCGCGGATAAGAACTTTGATCCATACTCAGATAGTGCCAGGCTCTGCCTTGTCGGAGCAGATCATTGGAAATATCCTAGAACCTATGCAAGTCCAGAGGCTATACAG AGAACAGAGTTATACGAGTACTCTAAGACGCTGGGAAACTCTCAGTATATCTTGTTGCCGTTTCAACCATATAAAATCATATATGCCCATATGCTGGCTGAAGTTGGTAAACTTTCGGCCGCACAGAA GTACTGTCAAGCAGTATCGAAGTGTCTCAAGACTGGCCGATCAACTGAAGTGGAAACATGGAAACAGTTTGTTTCATCACTGGAAGAGAGAATCCGTTTCCACCAACAG GGCGGGTATACTGTGGCCCCAGCAAAACTTGTCGGAAAATTTCTCAACTTTATTGATAGTACAGCACATCGTGTTGTTGGGGGGGTGCCACCACCAGCACCACATTCAACTACAGGAAACCTACAGGCAAATGAGTACCATCATCAACAGCAGGAGGCGACTAAGTTACCATATAGTCAGTCTGCTAATACAATGCAATCATTGATGTCACATGCCTTAATGAAACCAATACGTGAGTTGGATGGGAACTCAAGGACGATGGCAGTACATTCTAGAAGTGTCTCAGAGCCAGATTTCGGTAGGACGCCAATACAG GATCAGCCTGTCTCCTCAAAAGACAAAGCTACTGATGGGGTGCCACAGGTGAAACCAACCGTGAATGTGACAAGTTCGCGGTTTAGCAGCTTTGGTTTTGGCATATTGAAGAACACCGTACGGAGGGTCTTACCATCTCGGTCATCTAAAGAG GCGAAACTGGGTGATGAAAATCAATTTTACTATGACGAAAAATTAAAGAGATGGGTGGAGAAAGGTGTAGAACCCCCAGCTGAGGAAGCTGCATTGCCTCCTCCTCCAACAGTAGGCACATACAGAAGCAACTCACTGGGTTATGAAAACAAATCTGAGGTGAAGAACGAGATGTCTCCACCCAGTGGGAACTTGACAGGAATCCCACCAATCTCACAGGGCTCGAATCCATTCTCAGCCCGTGCACGTCCAAG GGGCAGATACGTGGACACCTATAATCCAGACCGTGGAAACTCTCAGACAATGTTTCAGTCAGCTCATGCAAAATCTGCTAAACCACCAATCCCTGCAAAAGCAAATTTCTTCATCCCAGCAGCACCTGCGTCGTCTTCAAACGACCAGGTAACCACCGAGATGGCTGCTGCTGAAACCAGTCAGGAGTACTCAGCAGAAGAAGTAGCCGTCCCTCCACCACCAAGCCACTCTTCATTCCAGTCCCCGACACCATCTCCAATAACAATGCAGAGATTTCCAAGTCTAGATAACATCAAAAGAAGTGGATCAGGAACGAGTCTTAACGGTGATTTTCCTCCGTCAGATTCCAGAAGAACAGCTTCATGGAGCGGAAGTTTGAATAGCTCGTTTACATCTCCAACTGGTCCATCAAACCTCAAACCAAGCCCACTCAAACTCAACGGTAGCAGCAGCAGCAGCCTTGGAGAGGAGCTTCAAGACGTGGAACTGTAA
- the LOC106316321 gene encoding ras-related protein RABA5a, with amino-acid sequence MAFHSEDDRSEDYLFKIVLIGDSAVGKSNLLARFARDEFYPNSKSTIGVEFQTQKIDINGKEIKAQIWDTAGQERFRAVTSAYYRGAVGALLVYDISRKQTFHSIGRWLNELHTHSDMNVVTILVGNKSDLKDIREVPTAEGKALAEAQGLFFMETSALDSSNVAAAFETVVKEIYNILSRKVMSSQELNKQDPASLSNGKKVVIPSEAQGEAKKGGCC; translated from the exons ATGGCTTTTCATTCTGAGGACGATAGGAGTGAAGACTACCTCTTTAAGATTGTTCTAATTGGTGACTCTGCAGTTGGGAAGTCAAACTTGCTGGCGAGATTTGCTAGGGATGAGTTCTATCCCAACTCAAAGTCTACCATTGGAGTGGAGTTTCAGACGCAGAAGATTGATATCAACGGAAAAGAGATCAAAGCGCAGATATGGGACACGGCAGGCCAAGAACGTTTTCGAGCAGTCACTTCAGCTTATTACAGAGGTGCTGTTGGAGCTCTACTGGTTTACGACATCAGCAGAAAGCAGACTTTTCACAGCATTGGTAGATGGCTCAACGAGCTTCACA CACACTCTGATATGAACGTTGTGACGATCCTGGTGGGGAACAAGTCAGATCTTAAGGACATAAGAGAAGTGCCAACAGCGGAAGGGAAGGCGTTAGCGGAAGCTCAGGGGCTTTTCTTTATGGAGACATCGGCTCTGGACTCATCAAACGTGGCAGCTGCATTCGAGACTGTTGTGAAGGAGATTTACAACATATTGAGCAGGAAAGTGATGAGCTCACAGGAGTTGAACAAGCAAGATCCTGCCTCGCTCAGCAATGGCAAGAAAGTTGTGATTCCATCCGAGGCACAGGGGGAGGCTAAGAAAGGTGGGTGTTGTTAG